One Mya arenaria isolate MELC-2E11 chromosome 7, ASM2691426v1 genomic window carries:
- the LOC128240973 gene encoding uncharacterized protein LOC128240973: MGILYQSVLRQPKVLPVGLKRISGDCSNLTVGNKNDDLAISKAINALTVALISNFSDGLKFGPSYYCYTRKRDITAYMQIICENIVCPFEGIEQVCCDYRFNKTTLRRKVICPENEFMYDTISWIVPIMLAIILFIYFPILLLFVAYKLFDDPCATYVTPSRTEQNLKESDDGCLDLGMDGLCHTTEIYLLEGYKHVSFFKTIFMPLAFLKRATVTVKTRFICLLLGRLTRVAFPFVTLSIIGLQAYIDSSNLQSFIRTSVKLGVPYGLRSIITGYEMSRTNFLPFLGGPFVALSCYVVVTSVLLMIPESLPTFLAKGLRPTAMVLYLPYANI, from the coding sequence ATGGGTATCCTGTATCAATCCGTTTTACGACAGCCTAAAGTGCTACCGGTGGGTTTGAAACGAATCAGCGGCGATTGCTCCAACCTCACGGttggaaataaaaatgatgaccTGGCGATTAGTAAGGCGATTAATGCGCTAACTGTTGCGCTGATAAGCAATTTTTCGGATGGGTTAAAGTTCGGACCAAGCTACTATTGTTACACAAGAAAACGAGACATTACAGCGTACATGCAAATTATATGTGAGAACATTGTTTGTCCATTCGAAGGCATTGAGCAAGTTTGCTGCGACTACAGATTCAACAAAACAACGCTCAGACGCAAAGTCATCTGTCCAGAAAATGAATTCATGTATGACACTATATCTTGGATTGTGCCCATAATGTTGGCCATcattctttttatttacttcCCTATACTTCTATTGTTTGTCGCGTACAAACTATTTGACGATCCTTGTGCGACATATGTAACACCAAGCCGTacagaacaaaatttaaaagaatccGACGACGGGTGCCTGGATTTAGGAATGGACGGACTCTGTCACACTACCGAGATCTATTTACTAGAGGGGTATAAGCATGTCagttttttcaaaacaatattcatgCCCCTTGCTTTTCTTAAGAGAGCAACAGTAACGGTAAAAACACGTTTCATATGCCTGCTGTTAGGTAGATTGACAAGAGTAGCTTTTCCATTTGTAACCCTTAGTATAATTGGTCTTCAGGCATATATTGATTCCTCAAATTTGCAAAGTTTCATTAGGACGAGCGTGAAATTAGGCGTTCCATATGGGCTGCGGTCAATAATCACGGGCTACGAAATGAGTAGAACAAACTTCCTACCCTTCCTTGGTGGTCCTTTTGTAGCCCTGTCGTGTTATGTTGTAGTCACCTCAGTCTTGCTTATGATTCCAGAGTCTTTACCGACGTTTCTCGCTAAAGGTTTGAGGCCAACAGCAATGGTTCTTTATCTCCCATATGCGAACATTTGA
- the LOC128240892 gene encoding uncharacterized protein LOC128240892 has protein sequence MTAQAMIQPLQYSPDSRLSIILRKRPNAGIIKFKPNITIITFGVDDITAQEDREIGAREKISQKSSEKRSLMGDWMDTKRRSDDKDAHLLKSHIGYQKRKSILLDSMRTRSTNLTVSSVVLRRLIGGKESKQTTIVSNVTSQCASCHAMSSLTHIITYTKQQQELCTTCKYK, from the exons attccCGTTTAAGTATAATTCTTCGGAAAAGGCCGAATGCAGGCATCATCAAGTTCAAACCCAACATCACAATTATAACATTCGGGGTTGACGACATCACAGCCCAGGAAGATCGCGAAATAG GTGCGAGAGAGAAGATATCTCAAAAGAGTTCAGAGAAAAGGTCTTTGATGGGCGACTGGATGGATACGAAAAGAAGATCAGATGACAAGGACGCCCATCTGTTGAAGAGCCATATCGGCTATCAGAAAAGGAAAAGCATTTTATTGGACAGTATGAGGACCCGAAGTACAAACCTGACTGTATCATCTGTAGTTCTAAGACGTCTCATTGGTGGAAAAGAAAGCAAACAAACTACGATTGTAAGCAATGTAACATCTCAATGTGCTTCATGCCATGCCATGAGCTCTTTGACTCACATAATAACTTACACCAAGCAGCAGCAAGAATTGTGTACaacttgtaaatataagtag
- the LOC128240974 gene encoding uncharacterized protein LOC128240974: MELFHPISLIALRYKHPIYTYTHHIYTYIHHIYTYKHQIYTYKHPIYTYTHHIYTNKHPVYTYKHHIYTYKHHIYTYTHHIYTYKHHIYPYKHHIYTYTHHIYTYQHPIYTYTHHIYTYIHHIYTYTHHIYTYLHHIYTYKHPIYTYTHHIYTYKHPIYTYKHHIYTYKHHIYTYKHHIYTYKHHIYTYKHHIYTYKHPIYTYKPHIYTYKHPIYTYTHHIYTYKHHIFIYKHPIYTYKHHIYTYKHHIYTYKHHIYTYKHPIYTYTHHIYTYIHPVYTYKHHIYTYKHHIYTYKHPIYTYIHHIYTYKHPIYTYKHHIYTYKHHIYTYKHHIYTYKHHIYTYKHHIYTYKHHIYTYIHHIYTYKHHIYTYKHHIYTYKHHIYTYKHPIYTYTHHIYTYIHPVYTYKHHIYTYKHHIYTYKHPIYTYIHHIYTYKHHIYTYKHHIYTYKHHIYTYRHHFYTYKHHIYTYKHHIYTYKHHKETKHVSKYLHREMIE; this comes from the exons ATGGAACTGTTCCATCCCATCAGTTTAATTGCGTTG AGGTACAAACACCCCATCTACACGTACACACATCACATCTACACGTACATACACCacatatacacgtacaaacaTCAAAtctacacgtacaaacaccCCATCTACACGTACACACATCACATCTACACGAACAAACACCCCGTCTACACgtacaaacatcacatatacacgtacaaacaTCACATCTACACGTACACACATCATAtctacacgtacaaacaccacatctACCCGTACAAACATCACATCTACACGTACACACATCACATCTACACGTACCAACACCCCATCTACACGTACACACATCACATCTACACGTACATACACCACATCTACACGTACACACACCACATCTACACATACTTACACCACAtctacacgtacaaacaccCCATCTACACGTACACACATCACAtctacacgtacaaacaccCCATCTACACgtacaaacatcacatatacacgtacaaacaTCACATCTACACgtacaaacatcacatatacacgtacaaacaTCACATCTACACgtacaaacatcacatatacacgtacaaacacccCATCTACACGTACAAACCTCACAtctacacgtacaaacaccCCATCTACACGTACACACATCACATCTACACGTACAAACATCACATCTTCATATACAAACACCCCATCTACACgtacaaacatcacatatacacgtacaaacaTCACATCTACACGTACAAACATCACAtctacacgtacaaacaccCCATCTACACGTACACACATCACATCTACACGTACATACACCCCGTCTACACGTACAAACATCACATTTACACGTACAAACATCACAtctacacgtacaaacaccCCATCTACACGTACATACACCACAtctacacgtacaaacaccCCATCTACACGTACAAACATCACATCTACACGTACAAACATCACATCTACACGTACAAACATCACAtctacacgtacaaacaccacatctACACGTACAAACATCACATCTACACGTACAAACATCACATCTACACGTACATACACCACATCTACACgtacaaacatcacatatacacgtacaaacaTCACATCTACACGTACAAACATCACAtctacacgtacaaacaccCCATCTACACGTACACACATCACATATACACGTACATACACCCCGTCTACACGTACAAACATCACATTTACACGTACAAACATCACAtctacacgtacaaacaccCCATCTACACGTACATACACCACAtctacacgtacaaacaccacatctACACGTACAAACATCACATCTACACGTACAAACATCACATCTACACGTACAGACATCACTTCTATACGTACAAACATCACATCTACACGTACAAACATCACAtctacacgtacaaacaccacaaagaGACCAAACACGTATCAAAATATCTTCACCGAGAAATGATTGAATGA